From the genome of Cryptococcus depauperatus CBS 7841 chromosome 1, complete sequence, one region includes:
- a CDS encoding 60S ribosomal protein L12 gives MPPKFDASEVKIIYLRATGGEVGASSALAPKIGPLGLSPKKVGEDIAKATGDWKGLRVTVQLTIQNRQAAVSVVPSASSLVVKALKEPPRDRKKEKNIKHSGNIPLDQIYDIARKMAHKSFAKDLSGGVREILGTAQSVGCTVDGKPPHDIIEAIHAGEIVVPDE, from the exons ATGCCTCCCAAGTTTGACGCCTCAG AAGTCAAG ATCATCTACCTCCGAGCAACTGGTGGTGAGGTCGGTGCCTCTTCTGCTTTGGCTCCCAAAATTGGTCCTCTTGGTTTG tCTCCCAAGAAGGTTGGAGAAGACATCGCCAAGGCTACTGGTGACTGGAAAGGTCTCCGAGTAACTGTCCAGCTTACTATCCAGAACCG TCAAGCAGCTGTCTCTGTTGTTCCTTCcgcctcttctcttgttgttAAGGCCCTCAAGGAGCCTCCAAGGGacaggaagaaggaaaagaacatCAAACACTCTGGCAACATTCCTCTTGACCAAATTTACGAC ATTGCCCGAAAAATGGCTCACAAATCTTTTGCTAAAGACCTCTCCGGTGGCGTCAGGGAGATCCTCGGTACTGCTCAATCTGTCGGCTGCACTGTTGACGGCAAGCCCCCTCACGACATTATTGAAGCCATTCATGCCGGCGAGATTGTTGTTCCTGACGAGTAA
- a CDS encoding 60S ribosomal protein L15-A: MGAYKYLQELYTKKQSDVLQFISRVRCWEFRQLAVIHRASRPSRPDKARRLGYKAKQGYLIYRVRVRRGNRKKQAPKGATYGKPVRQGVNHLKSPRGLKATAEERVARRCGNLRVLNSYWVNQDGVYKYYEVILVDPFHKAIRRDPRINWIANPVHKHREIRGLTAEGKKNRGLGKGSKHAHQPRKASWKRHNTLSLRRYR; encoded by the exons ATGGGTGCTTACAAGTATCTACAGGAGCTG TACACCAAGAAACAATCAGACGTCCTCCAATTTATCTCTCGAGTTCGATGCTGGGAGTTCAGACAGCTCGCTGTTATCCACCGAGCCTCGCGACCTTCTCGACCTGACAAGGCTAGGCGTTTGGGATATAAAGCCAAACAGGGTTATCTCATTTACCGTGTGAGGGTCAGGAGAGGTAACAGGAAGAAGCAGGCTCCCAAGGGTGCTACTTATGGTAAACCCGTCAGACAGGGTGTCAACCACCTCAAGAGCCCTAGAGGATTGAAGGCTACTGCTGAGGAGAGAGTTGCCAGGAGATGTGGGAACTTGAGGGT TCTTAATTCTTACTGGGTCAACCAGGACGGTGTTTACAAGTATTATGAGGTTATTCTCGTGGA TCCTTTCCACAAGGCCATTCGACGAGACCCCCGAATTAACTGGATCGCTAACCCAGTCCACAAGCACAGAGAGATCCGCGGCCTCACTGCtgaaggcaagaagaaCCGCGGTCTTGGTAAGGGATCTAAACACGCTCATCAGCCCCGGAAGGCTTCTTGGAAGAGGCACAACAC TCTGTCTCTCCGTCGATACCGATAG